In Pedobacter heparinus DSM 2366, the following are encoded in one genomic region:
- the holA gene encoding DNA polymerase III subunit delta, which yields MSAADIIKDIKARKFKPIYLLHGEEPYYIDQIIHYMEEHILNDMEKGFNQTVLYGKDTDMATIMNAAKRYPMMSDYQLIVVKEAQDLKWAKETEGSSKQAEFVLNYFEKPLPSTILVLGYKYANFDKRKKIYKAIDKHGVVFQSDLVRDYKLAQWIEELVKEKGYKIAPQASALMAEYLGADLSKIANEVEKLLLNIGKETIIDTDIVQKNIGISKEYNVFELQKALAVKNVLKCNQIINYFGDNPKANPMVMVMANLSAYFTKILKYHYLPNKGDAAKELGVNPYFVKDFETAARSYSLPKTFDIISLLREYDLKSKGVDSTGNTTDGELLKELLFKMLH from the coding sequence ATGAGTGCGGCCGACATAATAAAAGACATCAAAGCAAGGAAGTTTAAGCCCATTTACCTATTACATGGTGAAGAGCCTTATTATATAGATCAGATTATCCATTATATGGAAGAACATATCTTGAATGATATGGAAAAGGGGTTTAACCAGACGGTATTATATGGGAAGGATACCGATATGGCTACCATTATGAATGCAGCCAAGCGTTATCCGATGATGTCTGATTACCAGTTGATTGTAGTGAAGGAGGCCCAGGACTTAAAATGGGCCAAGGAAACTGAGGGTAGCAGTAAGCAGGCAGAATTTGTACTGAATTATTTTGAAAAACCTTTACCGAGTACCATTCTGGTACTGGGATATAAGTATGCCAATTTCGATAAGCGTAAAAAGATCTATAAGGCAATAGACAAGCATGGGGTGGTTTTTCAGTCAGACCTGGTGCGAGATTATAAACTTGCCCAGTGGATAGAGGAGCTGGTTAAGGAAAAGGGCTATAAAATAGCACCTCAGGCATCGGCATTGATGGCTGAATACCTGGGCGCCGATCTTTCTAAAATAGCCAATGAGGTTGAAAAGCTGCTGTTAAATATTGGTAAGGAAACTATTATTGATACCGATATTGTTCAGAAAAACATTGGGATCAGTAAGGAGTACAATGTTTTTGAACTGCAAAAGGCATTGGCTGTAAAAAATGTATTGAAATGTAACCAGATCATCAATTACTTTGGTGATAATCCTAAAGCCAATCCAATGGTGATGGTAATGGCTAACCTGAGTGCTTATTTTACTAAAATACTGAAATACCACTACTTACCGAATAAAGGCGATGCAGCTAAGGAGCTGGGTGTGAACCCCTATTTCGTAAAAGATTTTGAAACAGCAGCCCGAAGTTACAGTTTGCCCAAAACTTTTGATATCATTAGTCTGTTGAGGGAATATGATTTGAAAAGCAAGGGTGTAGACAGCACAGGAAATACCACTGATGGTGAACTGTTAAAAGAATTGTTGTTTAAAATGTTGCATTAA
- a CDS encoding DUF4230 domain-containing protein, giving the protein MIKLLKISIVVAVISAIAWFIAAKFSLKTTVESKHQLLLDRVESMGKLELIKYRISDILEHKNKTPFLPEASVLLIIKADAVGCIDLTKLKSEDIQVYGDSAVIKLPQPEICYIKIDHKASRVYDTKMAFFREADLVDEAYKNAEQKIADEVRKSDILQQTRVNALNVLRPILTGLGFSKMTLTFENVGKINATF; this is encoded by the coding sequence ATGATTAAGTTATTAAAAATATCAATTGTTGTAGCGGTTATCAGTGCCATCGCCTGGTTTATTGCAGCTAAATTCAGTTTAAAAACAACAGTAGAAAGCAAACATCAGCTTTTATTAGACCGTGTAGAATCCATGGGTAAGCTGGAACTGATAAAATACCGCATCAGTGATATCCTGGAACATAAAAACAAAACCCCCTTTTTACCGGAGGCCAGTGTGTTACTGATCATTAAGGCCGATGCAGTGGGCTGTATAGACCTAACCAAGCTCAAATCGGAAGACATCCAGGTCTATGGAGATTCAGCAGTGATCAAGTTGCCACAACCTGAAATTTGTTACATTAAAATAGACCATAAAGCTTCGCGTGTATACGATACAAAAATGGCATTTTTTAGAGAGGCTGATCTGGTGGATGAAGCCTATAAAAATGCGGAACAAAAAATTGCAGATGAAGTTCGCAAATCTGATATCCTGCAACAAACCCGTGTAAATGCTTTAAATGTACTCAGACCTATTTTAACCGGTTTGGGTTTCAGCAAAATGACCCTGACTTTTGAAAACGTCGGAAAAATTAATGCAACATTTTAA
- a CDS encoding sialidase family protein: protein MTKPEIQSDECLFKLLKLGGSIALCFVIFATDLPAQQAHRQQTALRISSRKVTNDMPHIHGSIYTDSKASSLCSGDFISTDNGESWENRPMTPDFALRLPVGFRRDLVASIFDARHGRILAVLNALDLENLDPGIREPPIAQKSYYLRYRVSDDGGKTWRFDEPIIQKGDFTAKNPLPGVFIGKNSIYIGDKGSMPLITNKGKILVPAQTTIIGEKGELFNPGNGHTYTDAVVLIGSWTKDNRIAWKMSERIVGDPKRSTRGMIEPTLIELKNGHLVMVMRGSNEQKGSKSHTLPGYKWLSVSKDGGESWTRPEPLTFEGGKELYSPSSMSTLFKHSSGRCFWIGNMTKDNNQGNLPRWPLVCVELDTKSFKLKDKTLLILDTQQEDDKSKGRLDISHFSVMEDRNTKEIIITYPRSYNAYKSQEWVTIRMTNEFKK, encoded by the coding sequence ATGACCAAACCTGAAATCCAATCGGATGAATGCTTATTCAAATTGCTGAAGCTGGGTGGCAGTATTGCGTTGTGCTTTGTCATTTTTGCTACAGACCTCCCGGCACAGCAGGCCCATAGGCAACAAACTGCATTAAGGATCTCGAGTAGAAAAGTAACCAATGACATGCCGCATATCCATGGAAGTATATATACCGATAGCAAGGCATCCAGTTTGTGTTCGGGAGATTTTATTTCAACGGATAATGGAGAAAGCTGGGAAAATCGTCCAATGACACCTGATTTTGCCCTGAGACTTCCTGTTGGTTTTCGCAGAGACCTTGTTGCCTCTATATTTGATGCACGTCATGGAAGGATCTTGGCAGTGCTTAACGCCTTAGATCTTGAAAATCTGGATCCTGGTATCCGCGAACCCCCTATAGCGCAAAAGTCCTATTATCTGAGATACAGGGTATCGGATGATGGGGGTAAAACCTGGAGGTTTGATGAACCTATTATTCAAAAAGGTGATTTTACGGCAAAAAATCCTTTGCCCGGTGTTTTTATCGGAAAGAATTCTATCTATATTGGGGATAAGGGATCAATGCCCCTCATTACCAACAAGGGAAAAATTCTTGTGCCTGCGCAAACGACTATAATAGGGGAGAAAGGAGAACTGTTTAATCCCGGCAATGGCCATACTTATACCGATGCGGTTGTATTGATCGGAAGCTGGACAAAAGACAATAGGATTGCCTGGAAAATGTCTGAACGTATAGTAGGTGATCCAAAACGGTCAACCAGGGGAATGATTGAGCCCACGCTTATAGAACTTAAAAACGGGCATTTGGTTATGGTAATGCGGGGTAGTAACGAGCAAAAAGGGAGCAAGAGTCATACCTTACCCGGCTACAAATGGTTGTCGGTCTCGAAAGATGGCGGAGAAAGTTGGACCAGGCCTGAGCCACTTACTTTTGAAGGTGGAAAAGAACTATATTCTCCTTCTTCCATGTCTACTTTATTTAAGCACTCCAGTGGTAGATGCTTCTGGATAGGAAATATGACTAAGGATAATAACCAGGGAAACCTGCCCAGATGGCCGCTGGTCTGTGTCGAACTGGACACAAAAAGCTTTAAGTTAAAGGATAAGACTTTATTGATCTTAGACACCCAGCAGGAAGACGATAAGTCCAAAGGAAGGTTAGATATTTCGCATTTCTCGGTGATGGAAGACCGGAATACAAAAGAGATCATCATCACGTATCCACGGTCCTATAATGCTTATAAGTCACAAGAATGGGTCACTATCCGTATGACAAATGAATTTAAGAAATAA
- a CDS encoding beta-L-arabinofuranosidase domain-containing protein, with protein sequence MNLRNKLFLTIASVVLNIGFAKAMDKAVQPIQKPSKANISKPHYQPVSLGDIKPKGWLLEQLRVMKNGSTGQMDKIYDKIKNDNGWLGGKGDNWEETPYWLDGAVPLAYQLNDTELKAIVLKYINWSIHNQRPSGYFGPITKWERKTGKQIDLANCEQAEDWWPKMIMLKVIQQYYSATQDESVIPFMTKYFNYQKEALKKCPIGKWSEWSQSRGTDNVMMVQWLYGHTKDESLLELAGLINSQSFAWSQWFGGRDWVINAAARPNGKKWMSRHGVNVAMGLKDPAINFQRTGDSTYLKSLKTVFNDLMTLHGLPNGIFSADEDLHGNQPTQGTELCATVEAMYSLEEIINITGDTHYIDALERMTFNAMPSQTTDDYHEKQYFQMANQIEISRGVFAFTLPFDRKMNCVLGAKSGYTCCYVNMHQGWTKFSQNLWHKTENGLAALIYGPNTLSTKVGAQQTDVTIEEVTNYPFEDQINFNLSLKKAVAFPFQLRIPTWCKEAVILINGKIYSKEKGGKIITVNRTWQNKDRLTLQLPMEIAVSEWADNSRAVERGPLVYGLKVQEKWTEGTDEKEGKYFEVHPASAWNYGLLEAVSKNPVKETTITVKALKKDFRWNLENSPIEIIVKAKKIPGWKSQNGLAYLPVTGREGFYKGAVDSDIENVALVPVGFTKLRIIAFPIVK encoded by the coding sequence ATGAATTTAAGAAATAAACTGTTTTTGACCATAGCATCCGTAGTACTTAACATTGGATTTGCCAAAGCCATGGATAAGGCTGTCCAACCGATTCAAAAGCCTTCAAAAGCAAATATTTCCAAGCCACATTATCAGCCAGTTTCTTTAGGTGATATTAAGCCTAAAGGCTGGCTTTTAGAACAGCTAAGGGTAATGAAGAACGGCTCTACCGGCCAGATGGATAAAATTTATGATAAAATAAAAAATGATAATGGCTGGTTGGGCGGCAAAGGGGACAATTGGGAAGAAACACCCTATTGGCTGGATGGTGCAGTTCCATTGGCCTACCAGTTGAATGATACAGAACTAAAAGCTATCGTACTCAAATATATCAATTGGTCCATACATAATCAGCGTCCATCTGGCTATTTTGGCCCGATCACCAAATGGGAAAGAAAAACAGGAAAGCAGATTGACCTTGCCAATTGCGAACAGGCAGAAGACTGGTGGCCTAAAATGATTATGTTAAAAGTGATACAGCAATATTATTCTGCTACACAGGATGAAAGCGTAATCCCTTTCATGACCAAATATTTCAACTATCAAAAAGAGGCATTAAAAAAATGCCCTATTGGAAAATGGAGTGAATGGTCACAATCTCGCGGAACAGATAACGTAATGATGGTACAATGGCTTTATGGCCATACAAAAGATGAGTCCTTATTGGAGCTGGCCGGCCTTATCAATTCTCAGTCTTTTGCCTGGAGCCAATGGTTTGGTGGCAGAGATTGGGTAATCAACGCTGCCGCCCGCCCTAATGGAAAGAAATGGATGAGCAGGCATGGTGTAAACGTTGCTATGGGTTTAAAAGATCCGGCTATTAATTTTCAGCGAACGGGTGACAGCACTTACCTAAAAAGTTTAAAAACTGTTTTTAATGATTTGATGACTCTGCATGGCCTGCCCAACGGCATTTTTTCGGCCGATGAAGATTTACATGGCAACCAGCCAACACAAGGCACTGAGCTTTGTGCTACGGTAGAGGCGATGTATTCATTAGAAGAAATTATAAACATTACCGGAGATACACATTACATAGATGCATTGGAAAGAATGACTTTTAATGCCATGCCTTCGCAAACAACCGATGATTATCATGAAAAACAATATTTTCAGATGGCCAACCAAATAGAAATCAGTCGTGGTGTTTTTGCATTTACTTTGCCTTTTGACAGGAAAATGAATTGCGTTTTAGGCGCAAAAAGCGGATACACCTGTTGTTATGTAAACATGCATCAGGGCTGGACAAAGTTTAGCCAAAATTTATGGCATAAAACCGAAAATGGTTTAGCTGCTTTAATTTACGGCCCCAATACCTTAAGTACAAAAGTTGGTGCTCAACAAACCGATGTAACAATTGAAGAAGTAACAAACTATCCTTTTGAAGATCAGATCAATTTCAATTTATCATTAAAAAAAGCAGTAGCTTTTCCTTTCCAGCTACGCATTCCGACCTGGTGTAAAGAAGCGGTGATTTTGATCAACGGTAAAATATACAGTAAAGAAAAGGGCGGAAAGATTATTACCGTAAACAGAACCTGGCAAAATAAAGACCGGCTGACTTTGCAATTGCCAATGGAAATCGCTGTTTCTGAATGGGCAGATAATTCAAGAGCGGTAGAACGTGGTCCATTGGTTTACGGTTTAAAAGTTCAGGAAAAGTGGACTGAAGGAACGGATGAAAAAGAGGGAAAATATTTCGAAGTTCATCCGGCATCGGCCTGGAATTACGGCCTTTTAGAGGCAGTAAGTAAAAATCCTGTTAAAGAAACAACAATAACGGTTAAAGCGCTTAAAAAAGATTTTAGGTGGAATTTAGAAAATTCTCCCATAGAAATTATAGTAAAAGCGAAAAAAATACCGGGATGGAAATCACAGAATGGTTTGGCCTATCTTCCGGTTACTGGTCGGGAGGGGTTTTACAAAGGAGCAGTAGACAGCGATATAGAAAATGTTGCTTTAGTTCCTGTCGGCTTTACTAAATTAAGAATTATAGCATTTCCGATAGTAAAATAG
- a CDS encoding thioredoxin family protein, translated as MHKILLLSLLLVKTSFSFAQIKYQKDFNSAQKKAAETNKPLFLNIGATTKVPGKSAIDNPDVIEFYNNNFVSYMVSLPNTEAVAFMKKYQLKMFPAYIFLDQKGQLIAKGAKSSNASKHYLELANQALTRLSSGSSLADYEEKYKNGNRNKDFLKEYISAKQQLGLFDNAKLIDEYVEYLTVGSFNDYNEVLFVLKAGPFAYGKAYRLAYTNRKIVDSIYKTLPLRERVDLNTRIINNTQNEAIATKNLTLANSLSNFVRGAYSKNYAAANKQSAYILLNYYKAVKDTNNYYRQAQYYYDQYYMRITADSINNLTKRLKGKRDSLMASFKERKIIADKQAPQTESTTYTYTSVGSSPDPAKSLAMILNNAAWDFYILGTGKTDYLSKALLWSKRAIELVPAAEYYDTMAHIFYRMQLYDEALINQHKAIEIAAKQKNAKERLARLRAAAEKMKQRQL; from the coding sequence ATGCATAAAATCCTGCTGCTATCTCTCCTATTGGTTAAAACCAGTTTCTCATTCGCCCAGATCAAATACCAGAAAGATTTTAACAGCGCGCAAAAGAAAGCTGCCGAAACCAACAAACCTTTATTCTTAAATATAGGAGCCACCACCAAGGTACCGGGTAAAAGTGCAATTGATAATCCCGATGTAATTGAGTTTTACAATAACAATTTTGTGAGTTATATGGTTAGCCTGCCCAATACAGAAGCAGTAGCTTTCATGAAAAAATACCAGCTTAAAATGTTCCCTGCTTATATTTTCCTTGATCAGAAGGGACAGTTAATTGCCAAAGGTGCCAAAAGCAGCAACGCATCAAAACATTATTTAGAACTCGCAAATCAGGCATTAACCAGACTTTCAAGTGGTTCTTCCCTGGCCGATTATGAAGAGAAATACAAAAATGGAAACCGGAATAAAGATTTTTTAAAAGAATACATCAGTGCAAAACAGCAACTTGGCCTGTTCGATAATGCTAAATTAATTGATGAATATGTTGAATATTTAACTGTAGGTTCTTTTAACGATTATAATGAGGTACTGTTTGTTTTAAAAGCAGGACCATTTGCCTATGGCAAAGCATACCGGCTGGCGTATACCAACCGCAAGATCGTAGATAGCATTTATAAGACGCTTCCTTTAAGGGAACGGGTTGACCTGAACACCAGGATCATCAACAATACCCAAAACGAAGCAATTGCTACCAAAAATTTAACGCTGGCCAACTCATTGTCCAATTTTGTACGTGGCGCCTATTCAAAAAATTATGCAGCAGCAAATAAGCAGTCCGCCTACATTCTGCTCAATTATTACAAAGCTGTAAAAGACACCAACAATTATTATCGCCAGGCCCAGTATTACTACGATCAGTATTATATGAGGATTACTGCCGATTCCATCAACAACCTGACAAAAAGATTAAAAGGCAAAAGAGATAGTCTGATGGCCTCATTTAAAGAACGTAAAATAATTGCCGATAAGCAGGCCCCTCAAACAGAAAGCACTACTTACACCTATACGTCAGTAGGTAGCAGTCCTGATCCGGCAAAAAGCTTAGCAATGATCCTGAATAATGCGGCATGGGATTTTTATATTTTAGGTACCGGTAAAACAGATTATTTAAGCAAGGCATTACTTTGGAGTAAACGCGCTATTGAATTGGTACCGGCAGCAGAGTACTACGATACCATGGCCCATATATTTTACCGCATGCAGCTCTATGATGAGGCCTTGATTAACCAGCACAAGGCAATTGAGATTGCGGCTAAACAAAAAAATGCAAAAGAAAGGCTTGCAAGGCTCCGGGCAGCAGCAGAAAAAATGAAGCAAAGGCAGCTATAA
- a CDS encoding SRPBCC family protein encodes MSENKVSLHRVIKASPEKVYRAFTEALAIASWLPPYGFLCTVHSMDVKVGGTFRMSFQNFTTGNGHSFGGEYLEVKPAEFLKYTDKFDDPNLPGVMTTSIWLQKTLVGTELKVLQEGIPAVIPAEMCYLGWQESLEKLIRLVEPEIPDA; translated from the coding sequence ATGTCAGAAAATAAAGTTTCATTGCACAGAGTTATTAAAGCATCTCCTGAAAAGGTATATCGTGCTTTTACGGAAGCCTTAGCTATCGCTTCATGGTTGCCACCTTATGGCTTTCTTTGTACTGTACACAGTATGGATGTTAAGGTAGGTGGTACATTTAGGATGTCGTTCCAAAATTTCACAACCGGCAATGGCCATTCATTTGGCGGGGAATATTTAGAGGTTAAACCAGCTGAGTTTTTGAAATATACAGACAAATTTGATGATCCAAACCTGCCAGGGGTAATGACTACATCGATATGGCTTCAAAAAACATTGGTAGGTACGGAGTTAAAAGTATTGCAGGAAGGGATTCCTGCTGTAATACCAGCCGAAATGTGTTATCTGGGTTGGCAGGAATCACTGGAAAAACTGATTAGATTGGTAGAACCTGAGATACCGGATGCTTGA
- a CDS encoding cation:proton antiporter, which yields MILLSSLDFSLPLQNPVIIFSLVLFIILFAPILLNKIKVPHIIGLIVAGVIVGPYGLNLLKRDSSIVLFGTVGLLYIMFLAGLEIDLAEFKKNRKRILVFGLLTFVFPLVFGSLASYYLLGYGFLSSLLLASMFSTHTLVSYPIASKYGVIRNRAVSMTVGGTMITDILALLILAGIAGMTKESVTTSFWVQLAGSTIVFVVIVFAVFPIIIRWFFKHFEDSISQYIFVLAMVFLASFLAEAAGIEAIIGAFFSGLVLNKFVPHTSPLMNRIDFVGNALFIPFFLISVGMLVDVTVLVKGWGALKVAGIIITVALVTKYLAAWLTQKIFKLSTAEGTMIFGLSSSHAAATLAIILVGYNIITGETAAGEPIRLLNEDVLNGTILLILVSCGVSSFVVEGASKKLAFEQDELDTNVVDGQDDEKILVSLAYPDMVTRLVDFGIVLKSKKRHTSVYGLNVIDDETPGNNHAGASKKILEKAISHAAASENNIIPVTRYDSSISNGIVYTIKEHNISDIVIGMHKQADQHTFLGTKAENIIKRVYETIYIYKPTQPLNTFKRIVVALPPRAETEPGFLHWLKKLVMIAREAAIPVIFYGHEETNDAIARIAERTPDMVKIQFNEFNNWDDFLIFTRELKMNDLFIIISSRKGHNSYVPQMSKLPYYLSNYFVEQSLIVLYPKQLESGINMGNIEQTDSYLIETISEQFGVIGKAGKFVKGLFKK from the coding sequence ATGATCTTATTATCTTCATTAGACTTTTCCTTACCACTGCAAAATCCAGTGATTATTTTTTCGCTGGTTTTGTTTATCATCCTCTTTGCACCTATATTACTGAACAAAATAAAAGTACCACATATTATCGGACTGATTGTTGCCGGGGTAATTGTTGGGCCTTATGGTTTAAACCTGCTGAAAAGGGACAGCAGTATTGTTTTGTTTGGTACAGTAGGTTTATTGTATATTATGTTTCTGGCCGGACTGGAAATTGACCTGGCCGAGTTTAAAAAGAACAGAAAACGAATCCTGGTATTCGGACTGCTCACCTTTGTATTTCCGTTGGTTTTTGGCTCACTGGCCAGCTATTACTTGCTTGGATATGGATTTTTGTCATCATTGCTGCTGGCCAGCATGTTCTCTACGCATACACTGGTCTCTTATCCCATTGCCAGTAAATATGGTGTGATCAGGAACAGAGCGGTAAGCATGACGGTAGGGGGTACCATGATTACCGATATACTTGCCCTGCTTATTCTGGCCGGGATTGCCGGGATGACCAAAGAAAGCGTAACCACGTCGTTCTGGGTACAACTGGCGGGCTCTACCATTGTTTTTGTAGTTATTGTTTTTGCGGTATTTCCAATCATCATCAGGTGGTTTTTTAAACATTTTGAGGACAGCATTTCTCAATATATTTTTGTGCTGGCAATGGTGTTTCTGGCTTCATTTTTGGCGGAAGCAGCTGGTATTGAAGCTATTATCGGGGCCTTTTTTTCGGGTTTGGTGCTCAATAAGTTTGTTCCACATACTTCGCCCTTAATGAACCGGATAGACTTTGTAGGCAATGCCCTGTTTATTCCATTTTTCCTGATCAGTGTGGGTATGTTAGTTGATGTTACCGTGCTGGTAAAGGGCTGGGGGGCACTTAAAGTTGCCGGTATCATTATTACTGTTGCCCTGGTAACCAAATACCTGGCAGCCTGGCTTACACAGAAAATATTTAAATTAAGTACAGCTGAAGGAACAATGATATTTGGTTTGAGCTCTTCCCATGCTGCGGCTACACTGGCAATTATCCTGGTGGGTTACAACATTATTACCGGTGAAACAGCTGCAGGTGAGCCCATCAGGCTGCTGAATGAGGATGTGCTGAACGGAACAATTCTGCTGATTCTGGTTAGCTGTGGAGTGAGTTCTTTTGTTGTAGAGGGTGCATCAAAAAAACTGGCATTTGAACAGGATGAACTGGACACAAATGTGGTGGATGGACAAGACGATGAAAAGATCCTGGTTTCGCTGGCCTATCCGGACATGGTGACCCGGTTGGTAGATTTTGGGATCGTCCTTAAATCAAAAAAAAGGCACACCTCAGTGTATGGTCTCAATGTAATTGACGATGAGACACCTGGAAATAACCATGCGGGGGCTTCAAAGAAGATATTGGAAAAAGCGATTTCGCATGCTGCTGCTTCGGAGAACAACATTATTCCCGTAACCAGGTACGATTCCAGCATCAGCAATGGGATTGTATATACCATTAAAGAGCACAATATAAGTGACATTGTCATTGGTATGCACAAACAGGCAGACCAGCATACTTTTCTAGGCACCAAGGCAGAGAATATCATCAAAAGGGTATATGAAACCATTTATATCTATAAGCCCACCCAGCCGCTGAATACGTTTAAGCGGATTGTAGTAGCCCTGCCGCCCAGAGCAGAAACCGAACCCGGATTTTTACATTGGCTGAAGAAACTGGTAATGATTGCCAGGGAGGCAGCAATACCGGTGATCTTTTATGGCCATGAGGAAACAAATGATGCGATAGCCAGGATTGCGGAAAGAACACCTGATATGGTGAAAATACAGTTTAATGAATTTAACAACTGGGATGATTTTCTGATATTTACGAGGGAATTGAAGATGAATGACCTTTTTATCATCATATCGTCCCGTAAGGGGCACAATTCTTATGTCCCGCAAATGAGCAAGCTTCCTTATTACCTGTCAAATTATTTTGTGGAACAAAGCCTGATCGTCCTTTATCCTAAACAACTGGAATCTGGTATCAATATGGGAAATATAGAGCAGACCGATAGTTACCTGATAGAAACCATTTCTGAACAGTTTGGTGTCATCGGAAAGGCCGGAAAGTTTGTGAAAGGCCTTTTTAAAAAGTAG